The following are encoded in a window of Lichenicola cladoniae genomic DNA:
- a CDS encoding phage portal protein, whose protein sequence is MDWLALQARMPCDASMPRRSARLAALEAVLEGRQYDVLSYPFSKERSDAGEYVPLDERRPSVRTGLCRVVVEDSVSLLFSEGHWPSIKATDSRTVALLSQVVRETRLNETMLEAATRGSVGSVAIQMRIVEGRPFFEVLSTKYLTPVWRQDNPRALSSVTERYKVDDRDLRAQGYDVEPGSGPYWFKRVWNDTAEQWFAPLSVASDPGRMELDRDRTVVHELGFVPIVWIRNISGSGGHDPDGPDGTCTFAASIDTVIEADYLLSQAGRGLKYGSDPTLVLKDPSAGQHGGGAVRSGGAATALTLPPEGDAKLLEINGNAAAAVLAHVQELRAIALEAMHGNRAHGDRLGTAQSGRAIELMCQGLIWLADRLRISYGDGGLLSLMEMLCKASDRLGEGLLIGGNLEKTIMASGLGLIWPSWFPASPADRQAQAGGIVTLLEAGVIDRQAALAVVAPLYGLAEPVQPPDAA, encoded by the coding sequence ATGGATTGGCTTGCATTGCAGGCGCGAATGCCCTGCGACGCGTCGATGCCTCGACGGAGTGCGCGGCTTGCCGCACTCGAGGCGGTCCTGGAGGGACGGCAGTACGACGTATTGTCCTATCCCTTCTCCAAGGAACGAAGCGACGCAGGGGAGTACGTGCCGCTGGACGAGCGGCGTCCGTCGGTTCGTACGGGATTGTGCCGGGTGGTGGTGGAGGATTCCGTATCCCTGCTGTTCAGCGAGGGACACTGGCCGTCGATCAAGGCAACGGACAGCCGGACCGTAGCCCTGCTGTCCCAGGTGGTCCGGGAAACACGGCTGAACGAGACCATGCTCGAGGCGGCGACCCGGGGCTCGGTGGGTTCGGTTGCGATCCAAATGCGGATCGTCGAGGGACGCCCGTTCTTCGAGGTGCTATCCACGAAGTACCTGACTCCGGTCTGGCGGCAGGATAATCCGCGCGCGTTGTCGAGCGTGACCGAGCGCTACAAGGTCGATGACCGGGATCTCCGGGCGCAGGGCTACGATGTCGAGCCGGGCTCTGGGCCATACTGGTTCAAGCGGGTGTGGAACGACACTGCCGAACAATGGTTTGCGCCGCTTTCGGTGGCGTCCGATCCGGGCCGCATGGAGCTCGATCGGGACCGCACGGTGGTGCACGAGCTCGGGTTCGTGCCGATCGTGTGGATACGCAACATCTCCGGTAGCGGCGGCCATGATCCGGATGGGCCGGACGGCACCTGTACCTTCGCCGCCTCGATCGATACGGTGATCGAGGCCGACTACCTGCTTTCGCAGGCGGGACGCGGGCTGAAATACGGATCGGACCCGACGCTGGTGCTGAAGGACCCGTCGGCGGGCCAGCATGGCGGTGGCGCAGTGCGGTCCGGAGGTGCTGCCACGGCGCTCACCCTGCCGCCGGAGGGCGATGCCAAGCTGCTGGAGATCAACGGAAATGCCGCCGCCGCGGTGCTGGCGCACGTGCAGGAGCTTCGGGCGATCGCACTGGAGGCCATGCATGGCAACCGGGCCCACGGCGACCGGCTCGGCACCGCACAGAGCGGTCGGGCGATCGAGCTGATGTGCCAGGGGCTGATCTGGCTGGCCGATCGGCTGCGGATCTCCTACGGCGACGGCGGCCTGCTCAGTCTGATGGAGATGCTGTGCAAGGCGTCGGACCGGCTGGGCGAGGGGCTGCTGATCGGCGGCAACCTCGAGAAGACCATCATGGCGTCGGGCCTCGGCCTGATCTGGCCGAGCTGGTTCCCGGCAAGCCCGGCGGACCGGCAGGCACAGGCTGGCGGCATCGTCACCCTGCTGGAAGCGGGCGTGATCGACCGGCAGGCGGCGCTGGCGGTGGTGGCTCCCCTGTATGGGCTGGCCGAGCCGGTCCAACCGCCGGATGCCGCCTGA
- the gatB gene encoding Asp-tRNA(Asn)/Glu-tRNA(Gln) amidotransferase subunit GatB: MSYIIEGKTGPWELVIGLEVHAQVVSEAKLFSGASATYGGAPNSKVSLVDAAFPGMLPVINRVCVAQAVRTGLGLEAYVNLVSSFDRKNYFYADLPAGYQISQFTRPIVGAGKIEIELGDGSRREIGVTRLHLEQDAGKSMHDQSPTRSYIDLNRAGVALMEIVSEPDMRSPEEAGAYVRKLRTILRYLGTCDGNMEEGSMRADVNVSVRRHGEPFRTRCEIKNVNSIRFVTQAVEVEARRQVEVWESGGTVEQETRLFDPQRGETRSMRSKEDAHDYRYFPDPDLLPLVLDEDWVAALKADLPELPDAKRARFVSQYGIPPYDAAVLVAEQATADFYETVATGRDARLASNWVIGDFFAALNRTGRTILDSPVTAPNLGGLIDLMSDGTINGRIAKDVFEMMVETGDAPADIVERKGLRQVVDTGAIDAAIETVLANNPDKLAEYLGGKDKLFGFFVGQVMKGMGGKGNPGLVNEALQCRLAT; encoded by the coding sequence ATGAGCTACATCATCGAGGGCAAGACCGGTCCGTGGGAGCTGGTGATCGGGCTCGAGGTGCATGCCCAGGTGGTCAGCGAGGCAAAGCTGTTCTCCGGCGCGTCGGCGACGTATGGCGGCGCACCGAACAGCAAGGTGAGCCTGGTCGACGCGGCGTTTCCGGGCATGCTGCCGGTGATCAACCGGGTCTGCGTGGCGCAGGCGGTGCGGACCGGGCTCGGGCTGGAGGCATACGTCAATCTGGTCAGCAGCTTCGACCGGAAGAACTATTTCTATGCCGACCTGCCGGCCGGCTACCAGATCAGCCAGTTCACGCGACCGATCGTCGGCGCGGGCAAGATCGAGATCGAGCTCGGCGATGGGTCGCGGCGGGAGATCGGCGTGACGCGGCTGCATCTGGAGCAGGATGCCGGCAAGTCGATGCATGACCAGAGCCCGACGCGCTCGTATATCGACCTGAACCGAGCCGGCGTCGCGCTGATGGAGATCGTCAGTGAGCCGGATATGCGCAGTCCGGAAGAGGCCGGCGCCTATGTCAGGAAGCTGCGGACCATCCTGCGTTATCTCGGCACCTGCGACGGCAACATGGAGGAAGGCTCCATGCGTGCAGACGTGAACGTCTCGGTGCGCAGGCATGGCGAGCCGTTCCGGACCCGGTGCGAGATCAAGAACGTCAACTCGATCCGGTTCGTGACCCAGGCGGTCGAGGTCGAGGCGAGGCGGCAGGTCGAGGTGTGGGAAAGCGGCGGCACGGTGGAGCAGGAGACGCGACTGTTCGACCCGCAGCGCGGCGAGACGCGCTCGATGCGGAGCAAGGAAGACGCACACGATTATCGCTACTTCCCCGACCCGGACCTGCTGCCGCTGGTGCTCGACGAGGATTGGGTCGCTGCGCTGAAGGCGGACCTGCCCGAGTTGCCCGATGCCAAGCGGGCGCGGTTCGTGAGCCAGTACGGCATCCCCCCGTACGATGCAGCGGTGCTCGTGGCAGAGCAGGCGACGGCGGACTTCTACGAGACCGTGGCGACCGGGCGCGATGCAAGGCTGGCCTCGAACTGGGTGATCGGCGATTTCTTTGCAGCCCTGAACCGGACCGGCCGCACGATCCTGGATAGCCCGGTGACGGCGCCCAATCTCGGCGGCCTGATCGACCTGATGAGCGACGGGACCATCAACGGCCGGATCGCCAAGGACGTGTTCGAGATGATGGTCGAGACCGGGGATGCGCCGGCCGACATCGTCGAGCGCAAGGGGCTTCGCCAAGTGGTCGATACCGGTGCGATCGACGCAGCGATCGAAACCGTGCTGGCGAACAACCCGGACAAGCTGGCCGAGTATCTTGGCGGCAAGGACAAGCTGTTCGGGTTCTTTGTCGGCCAGGTGATGAAGGGCATGGGCGGCAAGGGCAATCCGGGGCTGGTGAACGAGGCGCTGCAATGCCGACTGGCAACCTGA
- the gatA gene encoding Asp-tRNA(Asn)/Glu-tRNA(Gln) amidotransferase subunit GatA, translated as MMLTDLTLGAALAGLERRDFSSVEITQAHLDAIEALNPRLNAFITVTGEQALESARAADAARGRGAAGLLAGAPIAIKDLFCTEGVRTTAASRILGDFVPPYESTVTSQLKRDGAVFLGKTNLDEFAMGSSNMTSAFGAVENPWKRHGDDTALVPGGSSGGSASAVAARLALAATGTDTGGSIRQPAAFCGIAGIKPTYGRCSRWGVVAFASSLDQAGPMARTVEDCAILLRSMAGFDPKDSTSVDRAVPDYAKACGRSLKGMRIGIPAEYHSAGMPAEIEAMWQQGTDWLRDAGCEIVNVSLPHTKYGLATYYIVAPAECSSNLARYDGVRFGERVEGSNLGELYELSRAAGFGAEVKRRIMIGTYVLSSGYYDAYYLRAQKVRSLILRDFTEAFGKVDALLTPTAPSAAFAQGEKMDDPVTMYLNDIFTVPASMAGIPGISVPAGLDSNGLPLGLQLLGRPFDEEGLFALGWALEKAAGFTTLPAIRAGVAS; from the coding sequence GTGATGCTGACCGACCTGACGTTGGGCGCTGCTCTGGCAGGCCTGGAACGCCGCGATTTCTCGTCGGTGGAGATCACCCAGGCGCATCTCGACGCGATCGAGGCGCTCAACCCGCGCCTGAACGCCTTCATCACGGTGACGGGCGAGCAGGCGCTGGAGTCCGCGCGGGCGGCGGACGCGGCACGCGGACGCGGCGCTGCCGGGCTGCTGGCCGGCGCCCCGATCGCGATCAAGGACCTGTTCTGCACCGAAGGCGTGCGAACCACGGCGGCCAGCCGGATCCTGGGCGACTTCGTGCCGCCGTACGAGAGCACGGTGACGTCGCAGCTCAAGCGCGATGGCGCGGTGTTCCTCGGCAAGACCAACCTCGACGAATTTGCCATGGGCTCGTCGAACATGACCTCGGCATTCGGCGCGGTGGAGAACCCCTGGAAGCGGCACGGCGACGATACGGCACTGGTGCCCGGCGGATCGTCTGGCGGTTCGGCTTCGGCGGTCGCGGCCCGGCTGGCACTCGCCGCGACCGGGACCGATACCGGCGGGTCGATCAGGCAGCCGGCGGCGTTCTGCGGCATCGCCGGGATCAAGCCGACCTACGGCCGCTGTAGCCGCTGGGGCGTCGTGGCGTTCGCGAGTTCGCTCGACCAGGCCGGCCCGATGGCGCGAACGGTCGAGGATTGCGCGATCCTGTTGCGCTCGATGGCGGGCTTCGACCCGAAGGACAGCACCAGCGTCGATCGCGCGGTGCCGGATTACGCCAAGGCCTGCGGGCGCAGCCTCAAGGGAATGCGGATCGGTATTCCCGCGGAGTATCACTCGGCCGGCATGCCGGCCGAGATAGAGGCAATGTGGCAGCAGGGGACCGACTGGCTGCGGGACGCCGGGTGCGAGATCGTCAACGTGTCGCTGCCGCACACGAAGTATGGGCTTGCGACGTATTACATCGTGGCGCCGGCGGAATGCTCGTCCAACCTGGCGCGGTATGACGGGGTACGGTTCGGCGAACGGGTCGAGGGGAGCAACCTCGGTGAGCTTTACGAACTCTCCCGGGCAGCCGGGTTCGGCGCGGAGGTGAAGCGCCGGATCATGATCGGAACATATGTTTTATCATCAGGCTATTACGACGCGTACTACCTGCGGGCGCAGAAGGTGCGGAGCCTGATCCTGCGCGACTTTACCGAGGCGTTCGGCAAGGTCGACGCCTTGCTGACACCGACGGCGCCGTCGGCTGCGTTCGCCCAGGGCGAGAAGATGGACGATCCTGTGACGATGTACCTGAACGACATCTTTACCGTGCCGGCGAGCATGGCGGGGATCCCCGGGATCTCCGTGCCGGCGGGTCTCGACAGCAACGGGCTGCCGCTTGGGCTGCAGCTGCTCGGCCGGCCGTTCGATGAGGAAGGATTGTTCGCGCTCGGCTGGGCTCTGGAGAAGGCGGCAGGGTTTACGACGTTGCCGGCGATCCGGGCGGGGGTGGCATCATGA
- the gatC gene encoding Asp-tRNA(Asn)/Glu-tRNA(Gln) amidotransferase subunit GatC, which yields MSLDPATVRRIAKLSRIGFDDSELARLQVELSGIMGWVEQLSELDVEGVEPISGVGQAALRMREDIVTEIDSTETVLSNAPDRAGPFYSVPKVIE from the coding sequence ATGTCGCTTGATCCCGCGACCGTCCGACGTATCGCCAAACTGTCCAGGATCGGCTTCGACGATTCCGAGCTTGCCCGGTTGCAGGTCGAGCTCAGCGGAATCATGGGCTGGGTGGAGCAGCTGTCCGAGCTCGATGTCGAGGGGGTCGAGCCGATCTCCGGCGTCGGCCAGGCAGCGCTGCGGATGCGCGAGGATATCGTTACAGAGATAGACAGCACCGAGACCGTGCTGTCGAACGCGCCTGATCGAGCCGGGCCGTTCTATTCGGTGCCGAAGGTGATCGAGTGA
- the ruvX gene encoding Holliday junction resolvase RuvX, whose product MALFNMLQLRAALAPNARLLGLDLGTRTIGLALSDVSLMLASPYATLKRGKLAAAAADILGIVAKEQVGGLVAGLPLSLDGSFGPAAQAARDWLRSLSEATGLPAALWDERLSSSAVNRMLISDMDMTRRRRAEVVDKLAASYILQAALDASRSTAS is encoded by the coding sequence ATGGCCCTGTTCAACATGCTGCAGCTGCGCGCCGCACTTGCCCCCAACGCCCGCCTGCTCGGACTCGATCTCGGCACCCGTACAATTGGGCTCGCCCTGTCCGACGTTTCGCTTATGCTGGCTTCGCCCTACGCCACCCTGAAGCGCGGCAAGCTCGCCGCCGCCGCCGCCGATATCCTCGGCATCGTCGCCAAGGAACAGGTAGGCGGCCTGGTTGCCGGCCTGCCGCTTTCACTCGACGGCAGCTTCGGACCGGCCGCACAGGCGGCGCGTGACTGGCTGCGCAGCCTGTCCGAGGCGACCGGCCTGCCGGCGGCACTCTGGGACGAGCGACTCTCCTCGAGCGCCGTCAACCGCATGCTCATCTCCGACATGGATATGACCCGCCGCCGGCGCGCCGAAGTGGTGGATAAACTGGCGGCGTCCTACATCCTGCAGGCGGCACTCGATGCCAGCCGGAGTACAGCATCTTGA
- a CDS encoding biliverdin-producing heme oxygenase — protein MSSRPADRPSDVRSNLRERLRAETRPAHDALDRSLDLIERPLTRGEYTRLLARFYGFHQVTEPALESALDPSATSGRSKLPSLQHDLRACGITDPELGMLALIDRLPPLTSLPAALGALYVVEGSTLGGRLIGRHVKANPAMPDDSCRYFNVYGEQTGERWRATCDTLEAASDPHTDDEAIETANAIFARLHGWLMKDFRLGA, from the coding sequence TTGAGCAGCCGGCCCGCCGATCGTCCAAGCGACGTTCGCAGCAATCTCCGTGAGAGGCTCCGCGCCGAAACCCGCCCGGCGCACGACGCCCTCGACCGCTCGCTCGACCTGATCGAGCGGCCCCTCACCCGGGGCGAGTACACGCGCCTGCTGGCCCGCTTCTACGGCTTCCACCAGGTCACCGAGCCGGCACTGGAATCGGCGCTCGATCCATCCGCGACCAGCGGCCGCAGCAAGCTTCCGTCCCTGCAACACGATCTGCGCGCCTGCGGGATCACCGATCCCGAATTGGGCATGCTCGCCCTGATCGACCGGTTACCGCCGTTGACCAGCCTCCCGGCTGCGCTCGGCGCGTTGTATGTCGTTGAAGGAAGCACGCTCGGCGGTCGCCTGATCGGCCGCCACGTCAAGGCCAACCCGGCCATGCCCGATGATTCCTGCCGCTACTTCAACGTCTATGGGGAACAGACCGGCGAACGCTGGCGTGCCACCTGCGATACGCTGGAAGCCGCGTCCGATCCACACACCGATGATGAGGCGATAGAGACAGCAAACGCTATCTTCGCACGCTTGCACGGCTGGCTGATGAAGGATTTTCGGCTGGGCGCCTGA
- a CDS encoding N-formylglutamate amidohydrolase: MTRPSQLRSAEALADLPFRILRPNRRRTPLLLSLPHSGRVYPRAFVEASRLDFQGLRRSEDCFVDQLFEDATDHGVPQLVADFPRVYCDVNREAWELDPAMFADKLPPWCNTRTARVTAGFGTIARLVSSGEPIYAGPLVFAEAEGRIKSCWQPYHTALGELIQETRDIYGSCVLLDCHSMPTDKPGRPGARQEPQFILGDAHGTSCDPALPKTAQDFLEGHGFLVRRNDPYAGGYVTRHYGRPRQGVHTLQLEIARALYMDQSRYQPIASFGRIRQLMSGLVACLADASRLLPA; the protein is encoded by the coding sequence ATGACGAGGCCGAGCCAACTGCGATCCGCCGAGGCGCTCGCCGATCTTCCATTCCGCATTCTCCGGCCGAACCGCCGCAGGACGCCCCTTCTGCTGTCGTTGCCGCATTCCGGGCGCGTATATCCCCGCGCATTCGTCGAAGCCTCCCGGCTGGACTTCCAGGGACTGCGGCGCAGCGAGGATTGTTTCGTGGACCAGCTGTTCGAGGATGCGACGGATCATGGCGTTCCGCAGCTGGTCGCCGATTTCCCCCGCGTCTATTGCGACGTCAACCGCGAGGCCTGGGAACTCGATCCGGCCATGTTCGCCGACAAGCTCCCGCCATGGTGCAACACCCGCACGGCCAGGGTGACAGCCGGCTTTGGCACGATCGCCAGGCTGGTCTCGTCGGGCGAGCCGATCTATGCCGGGCCGCTGGTGTTCGCCGAGGCCGAGGGTCGCATAAAATCATGCTGGCAGCCCTATCACACTGCCCTGGGCGAACTGATCCAGGAGACCCGTGACATCTACGGGTCGTGCGTCCTGCTCGACTGCCATTCGATGCCGACGGACAAGCCCGGCCGCCCCGGCGCCAGGCAAGAACCCCAGTTCATTCTCGGCGACGCCCACGGCACGTCCTGTGATCCGGCCCTGCCGAAGACCGCCCAGGATTTCCTGGAGGGTCACGGGTTCCTCGTCCGTCGCAACGACCCGTATGCCGGTGGCTACGTGACCCGCCACTACGGGCGCCCGCGGCAGGGCGTGCACACGTTGCAGCTCGAGATCGCCCGCGCGCTCTACATGGACCAGTCACGTTACCAGCCGATCGCGTCGTTCGGTCGTATCCGGCAGTTGATGAGCGGACTTGTCGCGTGTCTCGCGGACGCGAGCCGGCTGCTTCCCGCATAG
- a CDS encoding lytic transglycosylase domain-containing protein — protein sequence MSGILVLGLLLVAFAWTPPATASDAAGTGDLCQTATASAEHSTGVPDQLLGAISRVETGRTDAETDTVRAWPWTINAQGIGHFYTSKSEAVTAARDFQTAGIRSIDVGCMQINLMFHPDGFTSLDQAFDPGANAIYAARFLTDLFHQTGSWPHAAAAYHSQTPNLGSDYQRKVLEAWAEPTGGATASPRHDHATAAPASVAASSGSGPGFSRRPLGGFGHIVRDQASAPVRTVFTAGGGGRSLATYRSVPVSLASLPPHALHE from the coding sequence ATGTCCGGCATCCTGGTGCTCGGGCTATTGCTGGTCGCGTTCGCATGGACGCCTCCCGCGACAGCCAGCGACGCCGCAGGCACCGGCGATCTGTGCCAGACGGCGACTGCCAGTGCAGAGCATAGTACGGGCGTTCCCGATCAGCTGCTCGGCGCCATAAGCAGGGTCGAAACCGGCCGCACCGATGCGGAGACCGATACGGTTCGTGCCTGGCCATGGACGATCAACGCCCAGGGCATCGGGCACTTCTATACCTCGAAGTCGGAAGCGGTAACCGCCGCGCGCGACTTCCAGACTGCCGGCATCCGTTCGATCGATGTCGGCTGCATGCAGATCAACCTGATGTTTCACCCGGACGGCTTTACCAGCCTGGATCAGGCCTTCGATCCGGGCGCGAACGCCATCTACGCGGCTCGTTTCCTGACCGATCTGTTTCACCAGACCGGTAGCTGGCCCCATGCCGCGGCGGCCTATCACTCCCAGACGCCCAATCTCGGCAGCGACTACCAGCGGAAAGTCCTCGAGGCCTGGGCGGAACCAACGGGCGGCGCTACCGCGTCACCGCGCCATGACCATGCAACCGCTGCACCCGCATCGGTCGCCGCCTCGAGCGGTAGCGGGCCCGGATTCAGCCGTCGGCCGCTCGGCGGCTTCGGCCACATCGTACGCGACCAGGCTTCGGCACCGGTCCGCACGGTATTCACCGCCGGTGGTGGCGGGCGATCGCTCGCCACCTACCGCTCCGTGCCCGTCTCGCTTGCATCGCTGCCGCCGCACGCCTTGCACGAATGA